The following are from one region of the Streptomyces rubrogriseus genome:
- a CDS encoding response regulator transcription factor produces the protein MRVLVVEDEQLLADAVATGLRREAMAVDVVYDGAAALERIGVNDYDVVVLDRDLPLVHGDDVCRKIVELGMPTRVLMLTASGDVSDRVEGLEIGADDYLPKPFAFSELIARVRALGRRTSVPLPPVLERAGIKLDPNRREVFRDGKEVQLAPKEFAVLEVLMRSEGAVVSAEQLLEKAWDENTDPFTNVVRVTVMTLRRKLGEPPVIVTVPGSGYRI, from the coding sequence GTGCGCGTACTCGTCGTCGAGGACGAGCAGCTGCTCGCCGATGCGGTGGCCACCGGACTGCGCCGGGAGGCCATGGCCGTCGACGTCGTGTACGACGGTGCGGCCGCCCTGGAGCGCATCGGCGTCAACGACTACGACGTGGTCGTCCTCGACCGCGACCTCCCCCTCGTGCACGGCGACGACGTCTGCCGCAAGATCGTCGAGCTGGGTATGCCCACGCGCGTGCTCATGCTCACGGCCTCCGGCGACGTCAGCGACCGGGTCGAGGGCCTGGAGATCGGCGCCGACGACTACCTGCCCAAGCCCTTCGCGTTCAGCGAGCTGATCGCCCGCGTGCGCGCCCTGGGCCGGCGCACCAGCGTGCCGCTGCCGCCCGTCCTGGAGCGGGCCGGGATCAAGCTCGACCCGAACCGCCGGGAGGTCTTCCGCGACGGCAAGGAGGTGCAGCTCGCACCCAAGGAGTTCGCCGTCCTGGAGGTCCTCATGCGCAGCGAGGGCGCCGTGGTCTCCGCGGAGCAGCTCCTGGAGAAGGCCTGGGACGAGAACACCGACCCCTTCACCAACGTCGTGCGCGTGACCGTGATGACCCTGCGCCGCAAGCTGGGCGAGCCGCCCGTCATCGTCACCGTCCCCGGCTCCGGTTACCGGATCTGA
- a CDS encoding inositol monophosphatase family protein, which produces MTDVTPDPLHADLLRIAQEAAHRAGELLRDGRPADLAVAATKSSPIDVVTEMDIAAEKLITGLIAERRPDDGFLGEEGAATEGTSGVRWVIDPLDGTVNYLYGLPTWAVSIAAEQDGERVAGVVVAPMRGEAYHAVLGGGAWATGAWEGERRLACRSAAPLDQALVSTGFNYVADVRAEQAEIARRLIPLVRDIRRGGSAAIDLCDVAAGRLDGYYERGLHPWDLAAGDLIAREAGAVTGGRPGERPTGALTIAATPAVFEPLQRLLTDFGA; this is translated from the coding sequence GTGACCGACGTGACGCCCGACCCGCTCCACGCCGACCTGCTGAGGATCGCCCAGGAGGCCGCCCACCGCGCGGGCGAGCTGCTGCGGGACGGCCGCCCGGCCGACCTCGCGGTCGCCGCCACCAAGTCCAGCCCGATCGACGTGGTCACCGAGATGGACATCGCGGCGGAGAAGCTGATCACCGGGCTGATCGCCGAGCGCCGCCCCGACGACGGCTTCCTCGGCGAGGAGGGCGCCGCCACGGAGGGCACCAGCGGCGTCCGCTGGGTCATCGACCCGCTCGACGGCACGGTGAACTACCTCTACGGACTGCCCACCTGGGCGGTCTCCATCGCCGCCGAGCAGGACGGCGAGCGGGTGGCCGGCGTGGTCGTGGCCCCGATGCGGGGCGAGGCCTACCACGCGGTGCTGGGCGGCGGCGCCTGGGCGACGGGCGCCTGGGAGGGCGAACGCAGGCTCGCCTGCCGGTCCGCCGCCCCACTGGACCAGGCGCTGGTCTCCACCGGGTTCAACTACGTCGCCGACGTCCGCGCGGAGCAGGCGGAGATCGCGCGGCGGCTGATTCCGCTGGTGCGGGACATCCGGCGCGGCGGCTCGGCCGCGATCGACCTGTGCGACGTGGCCGCGGGACGCCTCGACGGCTACTACGAGCGCGGGCTGCACCCCTGGGACCTCGCGGCGGGCGACCTGATCGCCCGGGAGGCGGGCGCGGTGACCGGTGGCCGCCCCGGTGAGCGCCCCACCGGCGCCCTGACCATCGCCGCCACCCCGGCCGTCTTCGAACCCCTCCAGCGGCTCCTGACGGACTTCGGCGCGTAG
- a CDS encoding ferrochelatase codes for MPDVLDASPYDALLLLSFGGPEGPDDVVPFLENVTRGRGIPKERLKEVGQHYFLFGGVSPINDQNRALLDALRKDFAEHGLDLPVYWGNRNWAPYLTDTLREMVGDGRRRILVLATSAYASYSGCRQYRENLADALAALESEGLELPKIDKLRHYFNHPGFVEPMVDGVVRSLAELPEEVRDGAHIAFCTHSIPTSAADSSGPVEEHGDGGAYVRQHLDVARLIADAVRERTGVDHPWQLVYQSRSGAPHIPWLEPDICDHLEERQAAGVPAVVMAPIGFVSDHMEVLYDLDTEATAKAEELGLPVRRSATVGADPRFAAAVRDLVLERAGDERGQEVTPCALGTLGASHNLCPVGCCPARAPRPAAAGVDSPYA; via the coding sequence ATGCCAGACGTGCTCGATGCCAGCCCCTACGACGCCCTGCTCCTGCTCTCGTTCGGCGGCCCGGAGGGGCCGGACGACGTGGTCCCGTTCCTGGAGAACGTGACCCGGGGGCGCGGCATCCCCAAGGAACGCCTCAAGGAAGTCGGACAGCACTACTTCCTCTTCGGCGGCGTCAGCCCGATCAACGACCAGAACCGTGCCCTGCTGGACGCCCTGCGCAAGGACTTCGCCGAGCACGGCCTGGACCTGCCGGTCTACTGGGGCAACCGCAACTGGGCGCCGTACCTGACGGACACCCTGCGCGAGATGGTCGGCGACGGCCGGCGCCGGATCCTGGTCCTCGCCACCAGCGCCTACGCCTCCTACTCGGGCTGCCGCCAGTACCGCGAGAACCTCGCGGACGCGCTCGCCGCCCTGGAGTCCGAAGGGCTGGAGCTGCCGAAGATCGACAAGCTCCGGCACTACTTCAACCACCCCGGCTTCGTCGAGCCCATGGTCGACGGGGTCGTCCGCTCCCTCGCCGAGCTGCCCGAGGAGGTCAGGGACGGCGCGCACATCGCGTTCTGCACCCACTCGATCCCCACCTCCGCCGCCGACAGCTCCGGGCCGGTCGAGGAGCACGGCGACGGCGGGGCGTACGTGCGCCAGCACCTGGACGTGGCGCGGCTGATCGCCGACGCCGTCCGCGAGCGCACCGGCGTCGACCACCCCTGGCAGCTCGTCTACCAGTCGCGCTCGGGCGCCCCGCACATCCCGTGGCTGGAGCCCGACATCTGCGACCACCTGGAGGAGCGGCAGGCGGCCGGCGTCCCCGCGGTGGTCATGGCCCCCATCGGGTTCGTCTCCGACCACATGGAGGTCCTGTACGACCTCGACACGGAGGCCACCGCCAAGGCCGAGGAGCTGGGGCTGCCGGTCCGCCGCTCGGCCACCGTGGGCGCCGACCCGCGGTTCGCCGCGGCCGTCCGCGACCTGGTCCTGGAGCGGGCGGGCGACGAGCGCGGGCAGGAGGTCACGCCCTGCGCCCTCGGCACGCTCGGCGCGAGCCACAACCTGTGCCCGGTCGGCTGCTGCCCGGCCCGTGCCCCCCGGCCCGCCGCCGCGGGCGTCGACAGCCCCTACGCGTGA
- a CDS encoding MFS transporter: MASPYRALFAAPGTKGFSAAGFLGRMPLSMMGIGVVTMISQLTGRYGLAGALSATIALAAAVAGPQVSRLVDRYGQRRVLRPATLVSLTAAAVLLPAAHYGWPDWVLFAACVGIGCVPSLGAMVRARWAALYRGTPRLHTAYSFESVVDEVCFIFGPIISIGLSTAWFPEAGPLLAACFLATGVFWLTSQRATEPEPHPREHKGGGTALRSRGLQVLVGTFAATGTIFGAIDVVTVAFAEEQGHKAAASLVLALYAAGSCTAAMIFGLLRFAGPPERRWLLGVCAMAVSMIPLLLVGNLPFLAAALFVAGLSIAPTMITTMSLIEEHVPRTQLTEGMTWVSTGLAVGVALGSSAGGWVIDASGARAGYGVPAVAGAVAVAVGFLGYRRLKRPEPRRGGTVEQHTHGERQDERPERHMA; encoded by the coding sequence TTGGCCAGTCCCTACCGCGCCCTGTTCGCCGCCCCCGGCACCAAGGGCTTCTCCGCCGCTGGTTTCCTCGGCCGGATGCCGCTGTCGATGATGGGCATCGGCGTGGTCACGATGATCTCGCAGCTCACCGGGCGGTACGGGCTGGCCGGGGCGCTGTCGGCCACCATCGCGCTCGCCGCCGCCGTGGCCGGGCCGCAGGTCTCCCGCCTGGTGGACCGGTACGGGCAGCGCCGGGTACTGCGCCCGGCGACCCTGGTGTCGCTGACCGCGGCGGCGGTCCTGCTGCCCGCCGCGCACTACGGGTGGCCGGACTGGGTGCTGTTCGCGGCCTGCGTCGGCATCGGCTGCGTGCCGAGTCTCGGTGCGATGGTCCGGGCCCGCTGGGCGGCCCTGTACCGGGGCACGCCGCGACTGCACACCGCGTACTCCTTCGAGTCCGTGGTGGACGAGGTCTGCTTCATCTTCGGCCCGATCATCTCCATCGGCCTGTCCACGGCCTGGTTCCCGGAGGCCGGGCCGCTGCTCGCCGCCTGCTTCCTGGCGACGGGCGTCTTCTGGCTGACCTCGCAGCGTGCCACCGAGCCGGAACCGCACCCGCGCGAGCACAAGGGCGGCGGCACGGCGCTGCGCTCCCGGGGGCTCCAGGTCCTGGTGGGCACCTTCGCGGCCACGGGGACGATCTTCGGGGCCATCGACGTCGTCACCGTGGCGTTCGCCGAGGAGCAGGGGCACAAGGCCGCCGCCAGCCTCGTCCTCGCCCTCTACGCGGCGGGGTCGTGCACGGCCGCCATGATTTTCGGGCTGCTGCGCTTCGCCGGTCCGCCGGAACGCCGCTGGCTCCTGGGCGTGTGTGCGATGGCCGTGAGTATGATCCCCCTCCTACTGGTCGGAAACCTGCCGTTTCTGGCCGCGGCGCTGTTCGTTGCGGGTCTGTCCATCGCTCCCACGATGATCACGACCATGTCCCTCATCGAAGAGCACGTACCGCGCACGCAGCTCACCGAGGGCATGACCTGGGTGAGCACCGGACTCGCGGTGGGGGTCGCGCTCGGCTCCTCCGCGGGAGGCTGGGTGATCGACGCCTCCGGGGCGCGTGCCGGGTACGGGGTTCCGGCGGTGGCCGGGGCCGTCGCGGTCGCGGTCGGTTTCCTCGGGTACCGCCGGCTCAAGCGGCCGGAACCGCGTCGGGGAGGGACCGTTGAGCAGCACACGCACGGCGAACGGCAGGACGAGCGGCCGGAACGGCACATGGCGTAA
- a CDS encoding D-arabinono-1,4-lactone oxidase — translation MSSTRTANGRTSGRNGTWRNWGGNVSARPAREVTPASVDELADAVRRAAEDGQRVKAVGTGHSFTSIAATDGVLIRPQLLTGIRSIDRDAMTVTVEAGTPLKRLNMALAREGLSLTNMGDIMEQTVSGATSTGTHGTGRDSASIAAQIRGLELVTADGSVLTCSADENPEVFAAARIGLGALGVVTAITFAVEPVFLLTAREEPMPFDRVLSDFDALWSENEHFEFYWFPHTNSTNTKRNNRSAGPERPVGRFQGWLDDEFLSNGVFQAANWVGRAAPATIPAIARISSRALSARTYTDTPYKVFTSPRRVRFVEMEYAVAREAVVEVLRELRTMVDRSGLRISFPVEVRTAPADDITLSTASGRDSAYIAVHMFRGTPYQAYFTAAERIFTAHEGRPHWGKVHTRDAGYFSRVYPRFGEFTALRDRLDPDRLFQNDYLRRVLGS, via the coding sequence TTGAGCAGCACACGCACGGCGAACGGCAGGACGAGCGGCCGGAACGGCACATGGCGTAACTGGGGCGGAAACGTCTCGGCGCGTCCCGCGCGGGAGGTCACTCCCGCCTCCGTCGACGAACTGGCCGACGCCGTCCGCCGGGCGGCCGAGGACGGACAGCGGGTCAAGGCGGTCGGCACCGGGCACTCGTTCACGTCGATAGCCGCGACGGACGGTGTGTTGATCCGGCCTCAACTGTTGACGGGCATCCGCAGCATTGATCGCGACGCCATGACGGTCACGGTGGAGGCGGGTACCCCGCTCAAGAGGCTCAACATGGCGCTCGCGCGCGAGGGCCTGTCGCTGACCAACATGGGCGACATCATGGAGCAGACCGTCTCCGGGGCCACCAGCACCGGCACCCACGGCACCGGCCGCGACTCGGCCTCGATCGCCGCCCAGATCCGCGGCCTGGAACTGGTCACGGCGGACGGCTCGGTGCTGACCTGCTCCGCGGACGAGAACCCCGAGGTGTTCGCCGCCGCCCGGATCGGGCTCGGAGCACTGGGCGTCGTCACCGCGATCACCTTCGCCGTGGAGCCGGTCTTCCTGCTCACGGCCCGCGAGGAACCGATGCCCTTCGACCGGGTCCTGTCCGACTTCGACGCGCTGTGGTCGGAGAACGAGCACTTCGAGTTCTACTGGTTCCCGCACACCAACAGCACCAACACCAAGCGCAACAACCGCAGCGCCGGTCCGGAGCGGCCGGTGGGCCGGTTCCAGGGCTGGCTGGACGACGAGTTCCTGTCCAACGGCGTCTTCCAGGCGGCCAACTGGGTCGGCCGCGCGGCGCCCGCCACCATCCCGGCGATCGCCCGGATCTCCAGCCGGGCACTCTCCGCGCGGACGTACACGGACACTCCCTACAAGGTCTTCACATCCCCGCGCCGGGTGCGGTTCGTGGAGATGGAGTACGCCGTGGCGCGCGAGGCCGTCGTCGAGGTGCTGCGCGAACTGAGGACGATGGTCGACCGCTCAGGGCTGCGGATCAGCTTCCCGGTCGAGGTGCGCACGGCCCCGGCCGACGACATCACGTTGTCCACCGCGTCGGGCCGCGACAGCGCGTACATCGCCGTGCACATGTTCCGGGGCACGCCCTACCAGGCGTACTTCACGGCCGCCGAGCGGATCTTCACGGCGCACGAGGGCCGGCCGCACTGGGGCAAGGTGCACACCCGGGACGCCGGGTACTTCTCCCGGGTGTACCCGCGCTTCGGCGAGTTCACGGCGCTGC